In a single window of the Microcoleus sp. FACHB-831 genome:
- the modA gene encoding molybdate ABC transporter substrate-binding protein, with protein sequence MNIKPLLPLICCLTIICSLFGCNLIKTKNNILEISAGISLIDVMPEIESDYLKQKQNVTLSYNFAGAGTLAKQIEEGGAADIFISAGSKEMDNLQDKNLITENTRTNILRNKIALIATKDSSAIFEIKDLVSNKVNKIALSDPEKAPDGRYSRESLIHFGILDRIKNKVIFGKDPREVINLVANKKADAGLAYVTDAIQSEKVRVVSVVPENSHSPIVYCVAVLQRSKNVALAKDFVKFLTSDRAKAIFVNYGFTIFSVE encoded by the coding sequence ATGAATATTAAACCGCTACTACCTTTAATTTGCTGCCTAACTATTATATGTTCTTTATTTGGCTGTAACCTAATAAAAACAAAAAACAACATTTTAGAAATATCGGCAGGTATTAGTTTAATAGACGTAATGCCAGAAATAGAGTCAGATTACCTAAAACAAAAGCAAAACGTTACGCTTAGTTATAACTTTGCAGGTGCTGGTACTTTAGCCAAGCAAATTGAAGAGGGAGGTGCAGCAGATATTTTCATCTCCGCAGGTAGTAAAGAAATGGATAATCTACAAGACAAAAACTTAATAACTGAAAATACGCGGACGAATATACTGAGAAATAAAATAGCCTTAATTGCGACAAAGGATTCTTCAGCTATCTTTGAGATTAAGGATTTGGTCAGCAATAAAGTAAATAAAATCGCTTTATCGGACCCAGAGAAAGCACCAGATGGCAGATATTCTAGGGAAAGTTTAATTCATTTTGGAATTTTAGATCGAATTAAAAATAAAGTTATCTTTGGTAAAGATCCTCGTGAAGTAATCAATTTAGTAGCAAATAAAAAGGCGGATGCAGGTCTTGCTTATGTAACAGATGCTATACAGTCAGAGAAAGTAAGAGTTGTGAGTGTTGTTCCGGAAAATTCCCACTCTCCGATTGTCTATTGTGTAGCTGTCTTGCAACGTAGTAAGAATGTTGCATTAGCAAAAGATTTTGTAAAGTTTCTCACCAGCGATCGCGCCAAAGCTATATTTGTTAATTATGGGTTTACTATTTTTTCAGTGGAATAA
- a CDS encoding PAS domain S-box protein, translated as MIKAPLLVRKAATAPTAPHQSQTGKVSRLFFLKVAGGLGLATVLLVGVAAIAYRSINRLVETNERSKDTFTIIKQLDTVLSYVKDAETGQRGYILTENEDYLEPYRAGAGVVKEQVRILRELTANNTNQQRKIHKLEFLIGSKLAELQHTIELRKNNGIAAAISIVKTNQGKKVMDDIRRLVYELEIEQKQLLTQQQEEAKKEAQNAFIAFSGGISLNFGILFWVYTLIAGHLAERNRAQEELGKERDYTAFVIQKTPAMIVGITPDGITNFINPAVEEATGYRAEELIGKNWWQIFYPGDEYKQFEQLWRDIQEGKCRDCEMVLTAQNGEKLTIAWNHQNRYDQNGSLVEVIGFGNNVSDRVRAEEIRQGAELLQLVLDNIPQAIFWKDRNGVYLGCNKNWCKIIGLSRPEKILGKTDYDLWHASKADQYRCDDLRVMDTDTPELHDIERSIQPSGKEIWLDINRVPIHDREGKVIGILGTIEDITSRKQAEKALRQNIEMLELATDAIIIRDLNDAIAYWNQGAERLYGWKKPDVLGKYVHTFLETIFPKPLEEVLAEFLREGRWEGELIHTKRDGTQIVVESRWTLQRDEEGKIVAMLEINNDISDAVAAATQRKQAEEDLRQSEAQLRQQAQQLKQTLHELQKTQAQLVQTEKMSSLGQLVAGVAHEINNPVNFIYGNLIHADEYTQDLLRLIKLYQQYYPNPALEIQDEAEAIELDFLIEDLPKILASMKIGADRIRSIVLSLRNFSRLDEAEMKAVDIHDGIDSTLLILQNRLKAKPDNPGIQTIKEYGKLPLVECYPGQLNQVFMNLLTNAIDALEQEKTNGDSPIQNPQIRIRTEVLKSNTITISIADNGPGMTPEVCSRLFDPFFTTKAVGKGTGLGLSISYQIVVEKHGGQLKCISAPGQGAEFVIKIPIRPVGAEIGATKASNK; from the coding sequence ATGATCAAAGCTCCACTGCTCGTTCGCAAAGCTGCCACTGCGCCCACAGCCCCTCATCAAAGCCAAACGGGGAAAGTAAGCAGGTTATTTTTCCTGAAGGTTGCAGGGGGGTTGGGGTTAGCAACCGTGCTGCTGGTTGGCGTTGCAGCGATCGCATACCGCAGCATAAATCGGTTGGTTGAGACTAACGAGAGGTCAAAAGATACTTTTACCATTATTAAACAGCTTGATACCGTCCTCTCATACGTCAAGGATGCTGAAACTGGTCAACGTGGCTACATCTTAACCGAAAACGAGGATTATCTAGAACCTTATAGGGCTGGGGCTGGAGTAGTTAAGGAACAAGTTAGAATACTCAGGGAATTAACTGCAAATAATACCAATCAACAGCGAAAGATCCACAAGTTAGAGTTTTTGATTGGCAGTAAGTTGGCTGAACTCCAGCATACGATTGAGCTGCGAAAAAACAATGGTATAGCAGCGGCGATTTCTATAGTAAAGACTAATCAAGGTAAGAAGGTGATGGATGACATCCGCCGCCTAGTTTATGAATTAGAGATTGAGCAGAAGCAGTTATTAACACAGCAGCAAGAAGAGGCAAAAAAAGAAGCACAAAATGCTTTTATCGCTTTTTCAGGCGGAATTTCCTTAAATTTTGGTATTTTATTCTGGGTATACACGCTGATAGCTGGGCATCTCGCGGAGCGCAACCGCGCCCAGGAGGAACTAGGCAAAGAACGCGATTATACAGCGTTCGTTATTCAGAAGACACCAGCAATGATTGTGGGGATAACGCCTGACGGCATTACTAATTTCATCAATCCTGCTGTCGAGGAAGCGACTGGCTATCGCGCAGAAGAATTGATCGGGAAAAACTGGTGGCAAATATTTTATCCTGGGGACGAATACAAGCAATTTGAGCAGTTATGGCGCGATATTCAAGAGGGCAAATGCCGCGACTGCGAGATGGTTTTGACGGCACAAAATGGAGAAAAACTGACAATCGCCTGGAACCACCAGAACCGATACGATCAAAACGGCAGCTTGGTAGAAGTGATTGGCTTTGGCAACAATGTGAGCGATCGCGTTCGGGCTGAAGAAATTCGCCAAGGTGCTGAACTACTGCAACTGGTACTAGACAACATCCCCCAAGCCATCTTTTGGAAAGATAGAAACGGTGTCTATCTGGGCTGTAACAAGAATTGGTGCAAAATTATTGGTTTGAGCCGTCCAGAGAAGATTCTGGGAAAAACAGACTACGACTTGTGGCACGCTTCAAAGGCAGATCAATATCGCTGTGACGATCTGCGAGTTATGGATACAGATACGCCGGAACTGCATGATATAGAACGCAGCATTCAGCCCAGCGGTAAGGAAATATGGCTAGATATCAACCGAGTGCCAATCCACGATCGCGAGGGAAAAGTAATCGGCATACTGGGCACGATTGAAGATATCACCAGTCGCAAGCAAGCAGAAAAAGCCTTGCGGCAGAACATAGAAATGCTTGAGTTAGCGACGGACGCCATTATAATTCGCGATCTCAATGACGCGATCGCCTATTGGAATCAAGGTGCAGAACGGCTATATGGTTGGAAAAAACCAGATGTTTTGGGCAAATACGTCCATACCTTTTTGGAAACAATCTTTCCCAAGCCCCTGGAAGAAGTTTTAGCAGAATTCCTGCGTGAAGGGCGATGGGAGGGTGAATTGATCCATACCAAGCGTGATGGTACTCAAATCGTAGTTGAGAGTCGCTGGACTTTGCAAAGGGATGAAGAGGGTAAGATAGTCGCAATGTTAGAAATCAACAACGACATTAGCGATGCCGTGGCGGCGGCTACGCAACGCAAGCAGGCGGAAGAAGACTTGCGCCAATCAGAAGCCCAGTTGCGACAGCAAGCGCAGCAGCTAAAACAAACTCTGCACGAATTACAAAAGACTCAAGCACAACTGGTTCAGACCGAGAAAATGTCTAGTCTCGGTCAACTGGTTGCAGGTGTCGCCCACGAAATTAACAACCCCGTTAATTTCATCTACGGCAATCTCATCCACGCCGATGAATACACTCAAGATCTGCTACGCCTAATTAAACTCTACCAGCAATACTATCCCAATCCAGCTTTGGAAATTCAGGACGAGGCAGAAGCAATTGAACTAGATTTCCTCATCGAAGATCTACCCAAGATCTTGGCTTCGATGAAAATAGGAGCAGACCGCATACGCTCTATTGTCCTTAGCTTGCGAAACTTTTCGCGGCTGGATGAAGCCGAAATGAAGGCTGTAGATATTCACGATGGAATTGATAGCACGCTGTTAATTCTGCAAAATCGTCTGAAAGCAAAACCTGATAATCCTGGAATTCAGACAATCAAAGAATACGGTAAATTACCTCTGGTTGAGTGTTACCCTGGACAGCTCAACCAAGTGTTTATGAATTTGTTAACTAATGCCATTGATGCCCTAGAGCAAGAGAAAACGAACGGTGATTCGCCAATACAAAATCCCCAGATTCGGATTCGTACCGAAGTTTTAAAATCAAATACTATAACGATTAGCATTGCCGATAATGGCCCTGGAATGACGCCTGAAGTATGTTCGCGCCTATTTGACCCATTTTTTACTACAAAAGCTGTGGGTAAAGGCACTGGCTTGGGTTTATCCATCAGCTATCAAATTGTGGTAGAAAAACACGGCGGTCAACTCAAGTGTATTTCAGCACCAGGCCAAGGTGCGGAGTTTGTTATTAAAATCCCGATTCGCCCGGTGGGCGCTGAAATTGGTGCTACAAAAGCATCCAATAAATAA
- a CDS encoding TIGR03792 family protein, with the protein MLIEWLKVRVSPELREKYIRTDEEIWTAFLATCPGFLGKEVWINPYRPSEIIMVIRWASREEWKSIPQDRLEEVERKFDQTFGDAVPIIESGEYQVRKFPSTQANS; encoded by the coding sequence ATGCTTATAGAATGGCTCAAAGTGCGAGTCTCCCCCGAACTCCGGGAAAAATATATTCGTACCGATGAAGAAATCTGGACAGCATTCCTCGCCACCTGTCCTGGCTTCCTGGGTAAAGAGGTTTGGATAAACCCCTATCGACCCTCAGAAATTATTATGGTGATTCGCTGGGCAAGTAGGGAAGAGTGGAAGTCGATTCCCCAAGATCGTCTGGAAGAGGTAGAGCGGAAATTTGACCAAACCTTCGGAGACGCAGTGCCAATTATTGAGTCAGGCGAATATCAAGTCCGAAAGTTTCCATCGACGCAGGCGAACTCTTAG
- a CDS encoding phasin family protein, with product MDNNNWLKQLLMMGVGTTSLVADKIREVSDEWVKEGKINPDQAKGLVDDLMQQLKTDQGSVEAQMQRQMRNMLQDLGVPRQAEVDELRGRIDRLERQVRDLENKLWR from the coding sequence ATGGATAATAACAACTGGCTCAAGCAGCTATTGATGATGGGTGTGGGTACAACATCATTGGTAGCAGACAAAATCAGAGAAGTTAGCGATGAATGGGTGAAAGAGGGGAAGATCAATCCCGACCAGGCTAAGGGGCTGGTAGACGACTTAATGCAGCAGCTTAAGACGGATCAGGGTAGCGTGGAAGCGCAGATGCAACGCCAGATGCGGAATATGTTGCAGGATTTGGGAGTTCCTCGTCAGGCTGAGGTTGATGAATTGCGGGGGCGCATTGACAGGCTGGAGCGCCAGGTGCGAGATCTGGAAAATAAGCTCTGGCGGTGA
- a CDS encoding FKBP-type peptidyl-prolyl cis-trans isomerase, producing MREILISAGVMLAFFVLFIAAQFSNPQKAAIASEISKNQPAVVAQITSNSTVAENTTLIAMDSNSESNKADGQNVQTTDSGLKYVELQEGTGATPKKGQTVVVHYTGTLENGTKFDSSRDRNEPFSFKLGVGKVIKGWDEGLSTMKVGGRRQLIIPPDLGYGRSGAGGVIPPNATLIFDVELLKIS from the coding sequence TTGAGAGAGATTTTAATCAGCGCAGGGGTGATGCTGGCTTTTTTTGTGCTATTTATTGCGGCTCAATTTAGCAACCCTCAGAAAGCGGCGATCGCATCTGAGATTAGCAAAAATCAACCCGCAGTTGTTGCACAAATTACTAGCAACTCTACTGTTGCTGAAAACACCACACTTATCGCAATGGATAGCAACTCAGAAAGTAACAAAGCTGATGGTCAAAACGTGCAGACTACCGACTCTGGTCTGAAGTACGTCGAGTTACAGGAAGGGACTGGGGCGACTCCTAAAAAGGGTCAGACTGTTGTAGTTCACTACACCGGGACTCTGGAGAATGGCACGAAGTTCGATAGTTCGCGCGATCGCAATGAGCCCTTCTCTTTTAAACTAGGTGTCGGAAAAGTAATCAAAGGCTGGGACGAAGGACTCAGCACGATGAAAGTTGGCGGACGCCGCCAGTTAATTATCCCCCCAGATTTGGGTTATGGCCGCAGTGGCGCTGGTGGAGTAATTCCTCCGAATGCAACGCTAATTTTCGATGTGGAATTGCTGAAAATTAGTTAG
- a CDS encoding FKBP-type peptidyl-prolyl cis-trans isomerase — translation MRSYLQMPEVINFTMTNNSNHPRDYDAVLGGKAPSPASGAVLGGLQGAKMRLASTVVDERIAALTEALKYGQAGLDLVIEALKDESEQVRQAAYVLLQESGEPRVKEVLMTTPSGLKYVDLKLGDEAIPKKGQTVVVHYTGTLENGTKFDSSRDRNQPFSFKLGVGQVIKGWDEGLSTMKVGGRRQLIIPPDLGYGSRGAGGVIPGNATLIFDVELLKIS, via the coding sequence ATGCGGAGTTACCTCCAAATGCCAGAGGTTATTAACTTTACGATGACAAACAATTCCAATCATCCAAGAGACTACGATGCAGTTCTTGGCGGTAAAGCACCATCCCCTGCTAGCGGCGCAGTCTTAGGGGGGCTGCAAGGAGCCAAGATGCGCTTGGCTAGCACTGTTGTTGACGAAAGAATCGCTGCTCTAACAGAGGCGCTAAAGTACGGGCAAGCAGGTTTAGATTTGGTGATTGAAGCTTTAAAGGACGAATCTGAGCAGGTACGGCAAGCTGCATATGTACTGCTCCAGGAAAGTGGAGAACCAAGAGTAAAAGAGGTGTTGATGACAACACCTTCAGGACTCAAGTATGTCGATTTAAAGTTGGGAGACGAAGCTATTCCTAAAAAGGGTCAGACTGTTGTAGTTCACTACACCGGGACTCTGGAGAATGGCACGAAGTTCGATAGTTCGCGCGATCGCAATCAGCCCTTCTCATTCAAACTAGGTGTCGGACAAGTAATCAAAGGCTGGGACGAAGGACTCAGCACGATGAAAGTTGGCGGTCGTCGCCAGCTAATTATCCCCCCAGACTTGGGTTATGGCTCCAGAGGCGCTGGTGGAGTAATTCCTGGAAATGCAACGCTAATTTTCGATGTGGAACTGTTGAAAATTAGCTAA
- the dnaB gene encoding replicative DNA helicase — protein sequence MAEELNFNVLADRLPPQNIDAEEAILGGILLDPEAIGRVSDRLIPEAFYITAHREIYRCALTLNAQGKPTDLMSVAAGLSDQGLLEKVGGQSKLAQLVDRTVSAINIDALAALVIDKYLRRKLIQVGNEIIQLGYDTTTALETVLDQAQQKIFSIGQARPQRGLVPISDTLVHTFQDIESQNQGTALPGLACAFYDLDAMTSGFQRSDLIIVAGRPSMGKTSFALNIAQNIASGLKLPVAVFSLEMSKEQLVQRMLASEAEIESNRLRAGRIAQNDWEKLIRAITSLSEVPIFIDDTPNMTVMQMRTEARRLQAEQGGELGLILLDYLQLMEGGGDNRVQELSKITRSLKGLARELNVPIIALSQLSRGVEARTNKRPMMSDLRESGSIEQDSDLIMMLYRDSYYNPDSPDRDITEIIIAKHRNGPTGTIKLLFNPEFTQFRNLAK from the coding sequence ATGGCTGAAGAACTGAATTTTAACGTTTTGGCCGATCGCCTGCCGCCACAGAACATCGACGCTGAAGAGGCGATCTTGGGGGGGATTTTGCTTGACCCGGAAGCCATTGGGAGGGTGAGCGATCGCCTCATTCCAGAAGCTTTCTATATTACTGCCCATCGCGAGATATATCGCTGCGCCTTAACCCTCAACGCTCAAGGCAAGCCGACTGACTTGATGAGCGTTGCAGCCGGACTTTCTGACCAAGGCTTGCTGGAGAAGGTTGGCGGACAAAGCAAGTTAGCGCAATTGGTCGATCGCACCGTATCAGCCATCAATATTGACGCATTAGCCGCCCTGGTAATTGACAAATACCTGCGACGCAAGTTAATCCAAGTTGGCAACGAGATTATCCAGCTAGGTTACGACACAACCACAGCTTTGGAAACAGTCCTCGACCAAGCACAACAAAAGATTTTCAGTATCGGTCAGGCTCGTCCCCAGCGGGGTCTGGTGCCGATTTCTGATACGCTCGTCCATACTTTCCAGGATATAGAAAGCCAAAACCAAGGGACAGCTCTACCCGGCCTTGCCTGTGCTTTCTACGATCTCGATGCTATGACCAGCGGTTTTCAGCGTTCTGACCTGATTATCGTGGCTGGGAGACCGTCAATGGGCAAAACCAGTTTCGCTCTGAATATTGCTCAAAATATCGCCTCTGGGCTAAAGTTACCAGTTGCTGTTTTTAGCTTAGAAATGTCTAAAGAACAGTTAGTGCAGCGAATGCTGGCTAGCGAGGCGGAGATTGAAAGTAACCGTCTGCGGGCAGGGCGAATTGCTCAAAATGATTGGGAAAAGTTAATCCGCGCTATTACTTCTTTATCTGAAGTGCCCATATTTATTGACGATACCCCTAACATGACGGTCATGCAGATGCGAACAGAGGCTCGTCGTCTGCAAGCAGAACAAGGTGGAGAGTTGGGATTAATTCTCCTCGATTACTTGCAATTGATGGAAGGTGGCGGCGATAACCGCGTACAGGAATTGTCAAAAATTACGCGAAGTTTGAAAGGTTTAGCCCGCGAACTCAACGTTCCAATTATTGCTTTATCTCAGCTAAGTCGAGGCGTCGAAGCCCGCACCAACAAGCGCCCAATGATGTCCGATTTAAGAGAGAGCGGAAGTATTGAACAAGATTCGGATTTAATTATGATGTTGTATAGAGATAGTTATTACAATCCGGATTCTCCTGATAGAGATATTACCGAAATAATAATAGCAAAACATCGTAATGGCCCAACAGGAACGATTAAACTTTTGTTTAATCCGGAATTTACGCAGTTTAGGAATTTAGCTAAATAA
- the rplI gene encoding 50S ribosomal protein L9 has product MAKRVQLVLNQDVSKLGKNGDLVEVAPGYARNYLIPQKLGVPATPGLLKQVERRKEIERQRQLELKEQAIKVKEAIEAAGSFSIRKQVGEGDAIFGSITDPEVAEVIQSVTGQEIDRRTISLPEIRKTGVYRAEIKLHPEVTATVQIQVVPTA; this is encoded by the coding sequence ATGGCTAAGCGCGTGCAATTAGTTTTGAATCAAGATGTTAGCAAACTGGGAAAAAATGGCGACTTAGTTGAAGTCGCTCCCGGTTATGCTCGCAATTATCTAATACCCCAAAAATTGGGAGTTCCTGCCACCCCTGGCCTTCTCAAGCAAGTAGAACGGCGTAAAGAGATAGAAAGGCAGCGTCAGCTGGAGTTGAAAGAGCAAGCTATTAAGGTTAAAGAGGCTATTGAAGCAGCTGGTAGCTTCAGTATCCGCAAACAAGTAGGTGAAGGAGACGCGATTTTTGGTAGCATCACCGATCCGGAAGTGGCAGAAGTAATTCAATCAGTTACAGGTCAGGAAATAGATCGGCGGACTATTTCTTTACCTGAAATTCGTAAGACTGGGGTTTACAGAGCTGAAATCAAGCTGCATCCTGAAGTGACGGCGACCGTGCAAATTCAGGTTGTACCAACGGCGTAG
- the gloB gene encoding hydroxyacylglutathione hydrolase, with translation MQVYRLPALSDNYIFLLHDEKQKVAAVVDPAEAQPVLRRLEELGAELVAIFNTHHHNDHVGGNRQLMQHFPNVRVYGGAEDKGRIPGQQVFLQEGDRVEFAGKIGEVFFVPGHTRAHIAYYFPPDVAGETGDLFCGDTLFAGGCGRLFEGTPTQMVESLGKLRALPDNTRVWCAHEYTLKNLEFALTVDANNTDLQTRFADVKAARSRSEATVPSTLGVEKRTNPFLRWDDTALKSATNSKDELQTFARLRGMKDRY, from the coding sequence ATGCAGGTTTACCGACTTCCCGCCCTTTCTGACAACTACATATTCTTGCTGCACGATGAAAAGCAGAAGGTTGCAGCCGTAGTAGATCCAGCTGAAGCACAGCCTGTGCTGCGGCGACTCGAAGAACTTGGTGCTGAGTTGGTGGCGATTTTTAATACTCACCATCACAACGATCATGTGGGGGGGAATCGGCAGCTAATGCAGCATTTCCCCAATGTTCGCGTGTATGGGGGTGCCGAGGATAAGGGAAGAATTCCGGGACAACAGGTGTTTTTGCAAGAGGGCGATCGCGTCGAATTTGCAGGTAAAATCGGCGAAGTCTTCTTCGTTCCCGGACATACCCGCGCCCACATCGCTTACTACTTCCCCCCAGATGTAGCTGGCGAAACTGGCGATTTATTTTGTGGCGATACCCTCTTTGCTGGAGGCTGCGGCAGGCTATTTGAAGGTACGCCCACGCAGATGGTAGAGTCTTTGGGCAAGCTGCGGGCTTTACCAGATAACACGCGAGTCTGGTGTGCCCACGAATATACCCTGAAAAATCTGGAATTTGCGTTAACTGTCGATGCCAACAACACAGATTTACAAACTCGCTTTGCTGATGTTAAGGCGGCACGCAGTCGGTCAGAGGCGACAGTACCATCGACGCTGGGGGTAGAAAAGCGCACCAATCCCTTTTTGCGTTGGGACGATACTGCCCTCAAATCGGCTACCAACAGTAAAGATGAGCTACAGACATTTGCCCGCCTGCGGGGAATGAAGGATCGATATTAG
- a CDS encoding alpha-1,2-fucosyltransferase, with the protein MLFANFIAFAIEHNLKILNPAFEEYADFFQSTSQDLLCSYPVLGIKIKGNKYFRNKYYSFNRYLAERGVFKTISLTREQPFTWKKFNVLEQLDRKSLNFFQGWLFRDGWFVSDTDLLQKHGDAIRAYFTPLTDYQLKVNNLISTIRKSADIVIGIHIRHGDYQQHQGGRYFYTIPEYVQVMESAQKLFPDKQVTFLICSNVEQDKHLFDKFNYTYGNNHIIEDMYSLAECDYIIGPPSSYTMWASFYGDRPLYMIRDCNKIIHIKDFVCFYEWKGIFHAAEDWSKSFWEWTH; encoded by the coding sequence TTGCTATTTGCAAATTTTATTGCCTTTGCAATTGAGCATAACCTGAAAATTTTAAACCCTGCGTTTGAGGAATATGCAGATTTTTTCCAGTCTACTTCCCAAGATTTACTGTGTTCTTATCCTGTTCTCGGTATAAAGATTAAAGGTAATAAATATTTTAGAAATAAATACTACTCTTTTAATCGCTACTTAGCGGAACGAGGTGTTTTCAAAACTATCAGCCTTACCAGAGAGCAGCCATTCACATGGAAAAAATTTAATGTTTTAGAGCAATTAGACAGAAAATCTCTTAATTTTTTTCAGGGCTGGTTATTTAGAGATGGGTGGTTTGTTAGCGATACAGATTTATTGCAAAAACATGGCGATGCGATTCGCGCTTACTTTACTCCTTTAACAGACTATCAGTTAAAGGTGAATAATTTAATATCAACAATACGCAAAAGCGCCGATATTGTTATTGGAATTCACATCAGACATGGTGATTATCAGCAGCATCAAGGTGGAAGATATTTTTATACAATTCCAGAATACGTGCAGGTGATGGAATCAGCCCAAAAGCTATTCCCCGATAAACAGGTGACGTTTTTAATTTGCTCTAATGTCGAACAGGACAAGCATTTGTTTGATAAATTTAATTACACCTATGGTAACAATCACATAATTGAGGATATGTATTCTTTGGCTGAATGCGACTATATTATTGGCCCTCCCAGTAGTTATACTATGTGGGCATCGTTTTATGGCGATCGCCCGCTTTATATGATTAGAGACTGCAATAAAATTATACACATTAAAGACTTTGTGTGCTTCTATGAGTGGAAAGGAATTTTCCACGCCGCCGAGGACTGGAGTAAAAGTTTCTGGGAATGGACTCACTAA